A single Melopsittacus undulatus isolate bMelUnd1 chromosome 11, bMelUnd1.mat.Z, whole genome shotgun sequence DNA region contains:
- the KYAT1 gene encoding kynurenine--oxoglutarate transaminase 1: protein MLRRARSSLRHFLLERKSSTGYSSCFSESKMSRPVQSQRLEGIDKNIWVEFVKLAATYSTVNLGQGFPDFPPPAFLKEALVTALSGENSMLHQYTRAFGHPPLVKVLAQFFGKLLGQDLDPMTNVMVTVGAYQALFCCFQAFVDEGDEVIIIEPFFDCYEPMVTMAGGTPVFVPLRPKAPENGKMMSSADWKLDSAELASKFNERTKAIVLNSPNNPLGKVFSREELGLIADLCVKHDVLCISDEVYEWLVYDGKQHIRIASLPGMWDRTVIIGSAGKTFSATGWKVGWTVGPNRLLQHIRTVHQNSVYHCATAAQEAVAQGFQRELMLYGKPDSYFVQLPKELQKKRDQLVQSLDAAGMKPIIPEGTYFLLADISNFKSDVPDVPNSDEPYDSRFAKWMVKNKGLAAIPLSAFYCGAHKNNYSHFIRFCFAKEEATLKAANDILQKWKQEKTSS from the exons ATGCTCCGGAGAGCGAGATCGTCCCTGCGTCACTTCTTGCTGGAGAGAAAGAGCAGCACTGGATATAGCTCCTGCTTCAGTGAG TCAAAAATGTCAAGGCCAGTGCAATCTCAGAGGCTGGAGGGAATTGATAAGAATATCTG GGTGGAGTTTGTAAAACTGGCTGCCACCTACTCCACAGTGAACCTGGGCCAGGGCTTCCCTGACTTCCCTCCACCGGCCTTTCTGAAGGAGGCGTTAGTGACAGCCCTCAGCGGGGAGAACAGCATGCTGCACCAGTACACCCGTGCCTTT GGACACCCACCTCTGGTGAAGGTCCTAGCCCAGTTTTTTGGGAAGCTGCTTGGACAGGACCTGGATCCTATGACCAATGTGATGGTGACTGTTGGGGCATACCAGGcccttttctgctgcttccaggCTTTTGTTGATGAAGGCGATGAG GTGATAATTATTGAGCCCTTCTTTGACTGCTATGAGCCGATGGTGACAATGGCTGGTGGGACACCGGTGTTTGTCCCACTGAGACCG AAAGCtccagaaaatggaaaaatgatgTCTAGTGCAGACTGGAAGCTGGACTCGGCTGAACTGGCTTCTAAATTCAATGAACGGACAAAAGCCATTGTCCTGAACTCACCCAACAACCCTCTGGGCAAG gtaTTCAGCCGAGAGGAGCTGGGACTCATTGCAGACCTGTGTGTGAAGCATGATGTCCTGTGCATCAGTGATGAGGTGTACGAGTGGCTGGTCTATGACGGGAAGCAGCACATCCGCATCG CCAGCTTGCCAGGGATGTGGGATCGCACAGTGATCATTGGGAGTGCTGGGAAGACCTTCAGTGCCACTGGTTGGAAG GTAGGCTGGACAGTGGGACCCaacaggctgctgcagcacatccGTACCGTGCACCAAAACTCAGTGTACCACTGTGCCACAGCTGCCCAG GAGGCTGTGGCTCAGGGTTTCCAGAGGGAGCTCATGCTCTATGGGAAACCAGACAGCTACTTTGTCCAACTGCCCaaggagctgcagaagaagAGAGATCAGTTGGTCCAGAGcctggatgctgcagggatgaaACCCATCATCCCCGAGGGCACCTACTTCTTGTTGGCAGACATCTCCAACTTCA AATCTGATGTCCCTGATGTCCCTAATTCTGATGAGCCCTACGACTCCAGATTTGCAAAGTGGATGGTCAAGAACAAG GGACTTGCTGCCATTCCACTCTCTGCTTTCTACTGTGGGGCCCACAAGAACAACTACAGCCATTTCATCCGGTTCTGCTTCGCAAAG GAGGAAGCTAcactgaaagcagcaaatgACATATTGCAGAAatggaaacaggagaaaaccaGCTCCTGA